A single genomic interval of Lathyrus oleraceus cultivar Zhongwan6 chromosome 7, CAAS_Psat_ZW6_1.0, whole genome shotgun sequence harbors:
- the LOC127105718 gene encoding CBL-interacting protein kinase 2 encodes MERNGSVLMQRYELGKLLGQGTFAKVYHARNLKNGMNVAIKVIDKERVLRVGMIDQIKREISVMRLVRHPHVVELYEVMASKTKIYFVMEYVKGGELFDKISKGKLNHDDARRYFQQLISAVDYCHSRGVCHRDLKPENLLLDENENLKVSDFGLSALANTKHQDGLLHTTCGTPAYVAPEVINRKGYDGTKADIWSCGVILYVMLAGFLPFRDPNLIEMYKKIGKADFKYPNWFSSDVRRLLSKILDPNPKSRISLAKIMESSWFKKGLKKPIVTDTDNKELAPLDIDEVFKASENGDNVDLPKPCSNLNAFDIISFSSGFDLSSLFDEKERKTEMRFTSNKPVSVIISKFEEICKSLGLKLKKKDGGLLKLEGLKEGRKGRLGIDAEIFEITPVFHLVELKKSNGDTLEYQKLLKENVRPSLKDIVWTWQGEQPEGHCLDMARRTTTSNADRGTVF; translated from the coding sequence ATGGAACGAAATGGAAGTGTGCTTATGCAACGATATGAACTCGGGAAGTTGTTAGGCCAGGGAACTTTTGCAAAGGTCTACCATGCAAGGAACCTCAAAAACGGCATGAATGTCGCCATCAAAGTTATTGATAAAGAAAGGGTTTTGAGGGTTGGGATGATTGATCAAATTAAGCGCGAAATTTCAGTGATGAGACTTGTCAGGCATCCACACGTTGTTGAGCTTTACGAGGTAATGGCGAGCAAAACCAAAATTTACTTTGTCATGGAGTATGTCAAAGGCGGCGAACTCTTCGACAAGATATCCAAAGGAAAGCTCAACCATGATGATGCTAGGAGATATTTTCAGCAATTGATCAGTGCCGTTGATTACTGTCATAGTCGAGGCGTGTGTCATCGTGATTTAAAACCAGAAAATCTTTTGTTGGATGAAAACGAAAATTTGAAGGTCTCAGATTTCGGGTTAAGCGCACTTGCCAACACTAAGCACCAAGATGGATTACTCCATACTACATGTGGCACCCCTGCGTATGTCGCCCCGGAAGTGATCAACCGAAAAGGATACGATGGGACTAAAGCTGATATATGGTCATGTGGTGTGATCTTGTATGTTATGTTGGCTGGTTTTCTTCCGTTTAGAGATCCAAATTTGATAGAGATGTATAAAAAAATTGGTAAGGCGGATTTCAAATATCCTAACTGGTTTTCATCAGACGTACGAAGATTGTTGTCGAAAATATTGGATCCAAATCCAAAGTCGAGGATATCTTTGGCCAAAATCATGGAAAGTTCTTGGTTCAAAAAGGGGTTAAAGAAGCCTATTGTTACCGACACAGACAACAAAGAACTAGCTCCTCTCGACATAGATGAAGTATTTAAAGCTTCTGAGAATGGCGATAATGTTGATCTTCCGAAACCTTGCAGTAACTTAAACGCTTTCGATATCATCTCCTTTTCGTCAGGTTTCGACTTATCCAGTTTGTTTGATGAGAAAGAACGAAAGACAGAGATGCGATTTACGTCTAACAAGCCTGTTTCCGTTATCATCTCCAAGTTTGAAGAAATTTGCAAGAGTCTCGGGCtaaaattgaagaaaaaagaCGGAGGTTTGCTCAAGTTAGAAGGTTTGAAGGAAGGAAGGAAAGGACGTTTAGGTATCGATGCAGAGATTTTCGAGATCACACCGGTCTTCCATTTAGTCGAGTTGAAAAAGTCGAACGGAGACACATTGGAGTACCAAAAGCTTTTGAAAGAGAATGTTAGGCCTTCACTTAAGGACATTGTTTGGACATGGCAGGGAGAACAACCTGAAGGACATTGTTTGGACATGGCAAGGAGAACAACCACATCAAATGCAGATAGAGGAACAGTTTTCTGA